The following are from one region of the Bos mutus isolate GX-2022 chromosome 18, NWIPB_WYAK_1.1, whole genome shotgun sequence genome:
- the HAMP gene encoding hepcidin yields MALNTQIRATCLLLLVLLSLTSGSVLPPQTRQLTDLQTKDTAGAAAGLTPVLQRRRRDTHFPICIFCCGCCRKGTCGMCCRT; encoded by the exons ATGGCACTGAACACACAGATCCGGGCCACCTGCCTTCTGCTCCTTGTCCTGCTCAGCCTGACCAGCGGCTCCGTTCTCCCTCCCCAG ACACGACAGCTCACAGACCTCCAAACCAAGGACACAGCTGGAGCGGCAGCTGGCTTGACg CCCGTGCTCCAGAGACGGAGACGAGACACCCACTTTCCCATCTGCATCTTCTGCTGTGGCTGCTGTCGTAAAGGCACGTGTGGGATGTGCTGCAGGACATAG